The Dehalobacter sp. DCM sequence GCATAGTCCAAAAGCAGCTTGTTTTTTAGGACCCCATTGACCAGAGCCGTGGCCAGGTTACGATCACGGGGCTGGGACAATACAGGTAATTGCGAGCGCAGCAGCAGGTTGGCATACGCGCCTTCTTTCTCTACCCTCGTAAGAATACGCACGGCTAATAGCCGTGCGTCGTTTACTTTTCGTTGATCACGCATGTGATCCTTGAATTCATTTTGCTTTCCGGGACCGTTATTATTTTTGTGTATCATGATTTCTACCATTGCTTCAATATTCTTAGAGGATTTTACCATAGTAATTATACCATAACCGCATGGCAGAAAGGAAATCCCCCGCGTAATTTCATGTTTACGAACGTTAATCGTCTCTGCTCTGGGCAATTAGCACAAATCGCAATAACGTCAGGATTGCTGTCAATGCCGCAGCCACATACGTCAACGCTGCTGCACTAAGCATCTTCTGCGCGCCGTGCATTTCGTCTCTGTCGGCGATGATGCCGCTGTTGCCCAGAAAGGCAAGCGCCCGGTTACTGGCGTTGTATTCCACAGGCAAAGTAACGATTTGGAACAGGACGGCAAATGCAAAAAGATAAATCCCCAGAGTTAACAAAAATGACGTTTGCGTCAGAAATAAACCGAGAATAATCAGAATGGGGCCGACATTACTGCCAAAGGAAGCAATCGGAACAAACGCGCTCCGAAGCTTTAATGGGACATACCCATCCGCGTGCTGGACCGCATGGCCTGTTTCGTGAGCGGCCACAGCCAGAGCAGCAATAGACGTGCTGTTATAGACACCGCTGCTTAAACGGACGACTTGCGTCCGGGGGTCATAGTGGTCTGTCAGATGTCCAGCCACCTGCTCCACTTTGACATCATACAGCCCATTCTCATCCAGAAGGGCACGGGCTATATCCGCGCCGGTCCTGCCTGAGTTGCTTCTGACTTGGGAATATTTTCCATAGGCACTGCTGATTTTGACCTGAGCATAAATGGTCAGGATAATGGCCGGTATCAGCAGGATAATTGTCGAGTCAAATAAGGGAAATATCATGATGAACCTCCTTCGCGAAAATTCCGCGAGCTACACAAATAATAGTTTAATGAAATGGTGAGTATCTGGTTCAGTATCTTTGTTTGTCTTTGTTAATACTGAAAGTATATCCATTTCAGCTGAGATTTTGCTTAAAATTATGATTTTCCCACTTTGCGTGTTAACCGAAAATCTCCCCCGACTTTAGCCGATATCCGTTATAGAAATCCGGCGCATGCATTCTCTTTTTTCCCGCCGGCTGCAGCTCTTGAACATAGAGGATTCCTGAACCGGTCTGCACGGCTAAGGCGCCATTTTCCAACCCAATAATCAATCCGGGGATCTTCTCCGCTGGTGTATCCCAGCCTAATTGCTGAGCAGCTACACTGCTTTGCCATATCTTTACCTGTTCTCCGCGGAAGAATGTAAATGCGCCGGGCCAAGGATTCAGACCGCGGATACGGTTATGGATCTGTTCGGCATGCCAAGACCACGCAATCTGTTCATGTTCCCGTGTCAAAAGTGGGGCATATGTAAATTGTTCCGGTTGGGGGGTCGGTTTGATCTTCCCCGCAACAAGGCCGTCTAATGTTTCCAGGATAAGCTCCGCCCCCATCCGGGCTAGTACGTCATATAATTCACCCGTCGTCGCTTCGCTCGAAATCGGATAATCCCTGCACAGCAGCATATCGCCCGTATCAAGTCCTGCATCCATGAGCATGGTTGTCACGCCAGTCTTAGTTTCGCCGTTCAGGACCGCCCAGTGAACAGGAGCTGCTCCGCGGTATGCCGGAAGCAAAGACGCGTGTACATTGATACATCCGTAAGCAGGTATCGCCAATATTTCCTTGGACAAAAGCTGTCCAAAAGCAACAACAACGATACACTCCGGCTCAAGACTTTTGAGCAGAGTGACTGCTTCCGGTGATTTGATTTTGGCTGGCTGATAAACAGCGAGTCCGTTCTCTTCAGCAAAGACTTTAACCGGACTAGCCTTTATTTTATTTCCTCTGCCTGAAGGTCTATCCGGTTGGGTAAATACGCCGGAGATC is a genomic window containing:
- a CDS encoding zinc metallopeptidase, which translates into the protein MIFPLFDSTIILLIPAIILTIYAQVKISSAYGKYSQVRSNSGRTGADIARALLDENGLYDVKVEQVAGHLTDHYDPRTQVVRLSSGVYNSTSIAALAVAAHETGHAVQHADGYVPLKLRSAFVPIASFGSNVGPILIILGLFLTQTSFLLTLGIYLFAFAVLFQIVTLPVEYNASNRALAFLGNSGIIADRDEMHGAQKMLSAAALTYVAAALTAILTLLRFVLIAQSRDD
- the fmt gene encoding methionyl-tRNA formyltransferase, which gives rise to MRIVFMGTPDFAVPALEALYKAGHAISGVFTQPDRPSGRGNKIKASPVKVFAEENGLAVYQPAKIKSPEAVTLLKSLEPECIVVVAFGQLLSKEILAIPAYGCINVHASLLPAYRGAAPVHWAVLNGETKTGVTTMLMDAGLDTGDMLLCRDYPISSEATTGELYDVLARMGAELILETLDGLVAGKIKPTPQPEQFTYAPLLTREHEQIAWSWHAEQIHNRIRGLNPWPGAFTFFRGEQVKIWQSSVAAQQLGWDTPAEKIPGLIIGLENGALAVQTGSGILYVQELQPAGKKRMHAPDFYNGYRLKSGEIFG